One region of Paralichthys olivaceus isolate ysfri-2021 chromosome 12, ASM2471397v2, whole genome shotgun sequence genomic DNA includes:
- the LOC138412386 gene encoding histone H2B, protein MPEPAKSAPKKGSKKAVTKAPGKGGKKRRKSRKESYAIYVYKVLKQVHPDTGISSKAMGIMNSFVSDIFERIAGEASRLAHYNKRSTITSREIQTAVRLLLPGELAKHAVSEGTKAVTKYTSSK, encoded by the coding sequence ATGCCTGAACCAGCGAAGTCCGCGCCCAAGAAGGGCTCCAAGAAAGCGGTGACGAAGGCCCCCGGTAAGggcggaaagaagaggagaaagagcaggaaggagagctacgccatctacgtgtacaaggtgctgaagcaggtccaccccgacactgggatctcctccaaggccatgggcatcatgaactccttcgtgagcgacatcttcgagcgcatcgccggtgaggcctctcgtctggctcattacaacaagcgctccaccatcacctccagggagattcagaccgccgtccgcctgctgctgcccggtgagctggctaaacacgccgtgtctgagggcaccaaggccgtgaccaagtacaccagctccaagtaa